TCCAAATTTCTCATAAAGACATAAACATCCACAGTCTAATTATGAATAATGGAATCCAATTCCCTTTCGCCCCAATAAGCATTAAACTAAATACTATTATACAGCCTAATAACTTTCAATTTGACAATTTTAGATTGACAATAAATTTGGTTCTTTTCAGATACGAGTCCTTCATGGCACCAAAACCCCAGCAATCCTCAGACTTCCAAGTGTGCCCACAGTATTATCTCTCTATAGGTTTCTAAGTTTtctaaactatttttatattactttgttTATATTTCCCAAGTGTCtttcaagtattttttatagGGAAGGTGACCTTGAATCTAAAGAACGTGTTCTGGTTGGAACTATAGATGGCAAAGTGGGTTTGCTGATCCTTCATGGCAACAAAACACTGAGGATCACTTGGCTTTTGAATATGACAGGCTCAGAAGTCACTTCTTTAGATACTTATGAACTACAGGATGGTCTAGATATACTTATTGGCAGACAGGATGGTACCGTtgaagtatatatttttcctgaAGAAGATACATTGCCATTTCTGCGGTATCGTTATGTAGGTATAACatatttaaacgtttaaaatttcgaattcatctttttaattatgtttcttaactgtttcaatatttttaatttccttaatttccttctttaatttattcagtggtttaattttttaaattccttaataatttattggtataactatgtaaaaatttaaagaacaaacattcctaaaaaattaatttcatagaatGCCAAGGAAAGCATCAGTTCAGTGGTAGGAGGAATAATTGGTGCAGCAGGATATCCTGAAGTGTTAGTCACCACATATTCAGGACGAATATTTGGCTTGACTACTAAGCCTCCTGGACTACTAGAAGCTGACCAGAATGACGGTTTGACCAAGTTAAAGGCAGAGATAGAACAATTACAGGAAAAACTTAAGGAGGAGAAAGAAGCAGCTAGTTTTTCAATTGATCCTTTAGCACCATTGATTCTATCTGTAAACCATAGGTATagaattagaagaattatTCTTCATctatcattaaataaaatacaatataataattaaaaaaatcaaattataaaatgaaacttatTTCTTGTAGAATGATTTTAAACAGAAAAGATGCATCATATTCCCTTTCCATAGAACTTGATACACCTATTGATAACATTTTGATACAATCAGATACTCCAATTGAATTATTGGATGTGGAAAGTAACAGTGCAGTAGTTAGTCTGTCTAGTTGTAATCCTAGAGAAGGCAATTTTGTTCTTGCTACCTATCGTTGtcaagtaaatataaataatttaatcattattagaaattcgactaaataatttaatatttcatatttgatattttagtaataatttttgtaggTAAATACTAATCATCTTGAAATGAGGTTAAGGACAATAGAAGGACAACCTGGTACTTTACAGATTTACGTCACTTCAcaagtattaatataatacaaaatttctaatcACCTCATTTCTGGTTATACCACAATTTCTGCAACAGCATATATAACtatactaatataatataaaaatctaaatatataatCCTTTTTCTATTCAGGTACAACCAAAATGTTGTCGCAAAATATCAATACCCATATCTGCTCTTTCTCTTCATGTAAGACAACACGAAGCCGATAACTCGGAAACTCACGTTGAAGGACCCTttaatgaattgaaattaattggaGGTTTTACTGTTGCagaagtaaaatttcaaattttgcaatgataaaataaatattaataattcagaaCTATAAAGTTACTGGTTTCTACGCCTGTTGGCGAGCAACCTATCGTACACCTATTCATGAAAAGTCAATAGCTTGCTAGTCTACAGGCGCTCGAAAGTTTTAATTACCACAATATTCTGTACTTAATGATAacaaatctattattttaatacttctCTTTCCAATTCTACATATTTCAGATGCATGCATGGCTTTCTTTCGCGTTATCAGATGTACCGGAGAGACCCCATTTGCAGGAAGGAGAAGCTACTTTGACATATGTCTCATCTTTCATTGGAACCCTCCTAAAATGCAAATACAAGTAAGTTCTATATcacattaataatataaatgttgaaTCCGATTTAATGATTTCTTAATCGTCAGAAAAGGAAGTGCAATTTTCCTAGGAGAGAATATATCAAGCATCATAATTCTCAGAGACATATTGACCAGAGAggcaacaaaaagaaaaatcaaattagaCGTCTTCTGTGGTATATTATATATCCATCATAATATGaattactattttctttttaagattTCTTCTCTTATTCCGTATTTCTGCATAGATGTTTCTGATGGTAGTATATCCAGAgtattggaattaatttttccacaATTAAATGCTGCTCATGACCTAATTACAAAAGTAAAGATTTTGAATGCTCTGGAGGAATGGGAGTTGAAGGAAAATCCTAAAGAAAATTTGTGCTCAGAGTATCAGGAATTGGTACAGAAGGAATCAGAGATCAAATCCCAAATGGCAAAGGACAATGAAATATTGGAGAGGCTACACGCAGTAATTACAGATCTCTATGTTGATTGGGAAAGAGCGAAACATTCTCGTAGGTatgtattaacaaataatccaaatcgataaaattttgtaccatcttctttcaaagaatataatattcctaATCTCCTCAACACTTATTATTCCAAGTATGtttattcaataaaacaagaattttAACAAAACACTTTTTTacttaatagaattaatattaaatattaatcatttatttcttttttctttttctttttatgccATGTCTTATAAATTATAGGGAAGTCTTTGTAAGAACACAATTTGCAATATAACAATGgcaaaatttatatgaattaatacaaaattctataaCTGTCTTTGGTTACTCTGTCGATAACGAAGTTAGAGGACCCATACACGTCGGGTGatataagaaatgaaattttattgagagaaatgttaaaaaataaaaaattgttaaattaatgcTCCACTTTCTACGTACATCCTATGTGATTTCAGAATCGGTAGCAAAGACGTTGCGGAGAAGCTCAGCGCAGCCCTCAAGTCCAGAGAATTAGCTCAAGTTTTACAAGCTTTTATCGACACGAGTAACACGGTAGCTCCACCATCCTCGTATAAAGACTGAGCTACAAAcacctcttctttttctcgctttGTGGAAAATGCAATAAAAGTGGACCACAGtgtttctataaatgttttcacgtaaaaaatatatttttttttttttgtcaacGATTCGCGGATATAAACGATTAACTTACCTAGGACTTAAGAAATGTACACTTATATTAGTTACcttaattatcgttaattatagtacaatatatacgtgtaagttatctgtatacgtatatgtgtatatgcattcatgtatttatatacattttcgacTAATGAgattgatataattttgttgtaaTATAGGAGTTTgcttctatacatatatatgcttGTACTTCCCAAGTTCTTCTGCTAAAAACAGTcttaagaataatatttgtttcttaaacACTACAttcataatattcttttaaaaagtaactagcaaagaaattgaaaagtacgTTTGTGCACATCAACTATAGGCAGTGCGTTGATGTATAGTACTTCGAGTCAATCAGTCACATCTGACATGTTTCTGGTCTCACAAAGCGCCAATTTTGTGCGAGAGATCTTTCATTCTCAATGTTACAAGGAACAATCCAACAGTCATTACATGAAGAAATACTGCCTGCaagaacaataataaaagaataagtCTCAGCAAtatgttttacaatataaaataaaataaatcaaagtaTTATTATACTGGTGATAATGATATAGCATGGTTGTAAATTAAAGTTTTGGTATATCGATTGATGTAGGCACACTGAGGATAGCCACATTTCTCGAAATCTCCAAAAATGTCTCAAATCCCACATTTCTTTTCAttgaatcaaatttttaatttttaattttatctttagaTTGTATCATTTTCTACTTTGTAATCTTAACAGTAGATAAACTCACATGTTATCAGTACGAACAACTGCCTCCAAAGGATCTCTGTCAGGGTTCGCGTCTGGTGCCGTTGTCACTGTGTATTCTAAAGTTTGTCCACCAGCATGTGGTAGAATACTTTCAGGATTATCATCAGGAGGAACGATCTCCACGACTCCTGTGGCTTCCACTTCGAGTTTCAAGTCACGAACGAGATCTTGAATGGTCTTTGCTTGCGAACCTTTGTCGTGATCTTCTGCTACGTTTTTTGCGGCCATGATTCTGTTCATGGGTCTATCAGCTCTTCCTCTTGAGTGCGTATGCATGTGCCTCTTCATATCGCTTCGCACTCTAAATGGCTTCCCACACACAGCACATTGGTGGGGCTTTTCACCAGTGTGTATACGACGATGGTTTTGCAAATAACTGCTCGCTCTGAACGTTTTGTTGCAGTACTCGCAGCGGTAATTCTTTTCACCGGTGTGGATCCTTCTGTGAACGATCAAAGAGTATTTCCGCGCGAAATCCTTGCCACAGTACTCGCACTGATATTGCTTTTGCTCCGAGTGAATACTAGTCGCGTGGTACTTCAGATCTCCCCATTGACGAAAGTGGCGACCACATTCCTCGCACTTGTAGGGCTTGTCGCCACTGTGAAGGCGCTTGTGGACCtagatttgaaaaaatttgtttaaaaactTATTTTGTTTCCGAagattcgataattttatttttacatttcttccttttctcaaTAGAacttattatagaatttactATAAAGCTGTATAGAACTAATTTTGCTTAACTTCTTGGCTTCTTTGTAGAACTTTTCTACTCTATCTTGCACAATTAAAATGTTCTTTacaatattgtttaataaataatttttatttactgcAAATTGGCTTAAAAAGGTTTAACCTACAATACCATATTAGTCCATGAAATTGAAACTGTCTCACCTTTAACGCACTAGCAGCAAAGAAGCTCTTTCCACAAACTTCACACTGGTGAGGTCGTTCACCACTATGAGATCGCATGTGATACACTAAACTATTTTTATGATGGAATGACCGGTCGCATTGGGGACACGTTAATTCGTCATCttccaaaataaaaagatcttaTAAGTATgcaattaaaagaagaagcccttgaatgtatatatacttacTTGATTTCCTAGCtttcaatatcttctttttcttcgttgtttgTGGAATGTCAGTCTTATCTTTATCATGTATACTCTGTTCATTGACTGCTGACGGTTTTACATGGTCCCTATGTACATGATCCGTGACATCAGTAATCGTCCACAGTGGTGATTGGTTGTTCACCGAGGACAATGGAGATTCTGTTTCATCATCTATATGTGCACCTGTCTCCTCTACTGCAAATATACAAACCAATATTGGTTAGATTCATCTAaactgttaaatattaattatacaaaaataattcttgaaaCTATCACaaatgaaaagtacaaaagacAAACATGATAGATCAATTCTTggtgattttttttattttgatgtaATAGTTCTTATACTTACCAACACCCCTGATGCCCTCCATAAGATCCTCAGGTTCACTGAACTCTTCAATAACTGTATTTTCCAGATTTTGAACAGACTCTGGTACAGATATCGTAATATTCGTATTGGTTGCTTGTGCTATTCTGGTTTCCTGTTTGACAGGCTCATAATGTACCTTCAAATgttcgaaaaattttaattggcTACTAAATCTAGAACTGCACAGTTCACACTTGAATATATGAGACTGTATATCGCTGGAAGAGTTAGCGTTTATGACATCTGTATTTATCCTACTGCCATCCTTCCTTGCCGAGTTTCTTTTGGTCTGTTGTTTCAATTTACGAGGTATCCTTTTTTTATGAGGCAAGGATCTTTTCGGTCCTGAACTTGGCGCTGCATCTTCACTGCTTTCAGCTGATACATCAACATCATATTCGCTTTTCACGTTTATGAACTCCTGTTTTACGTTCTGCGTGATGCGTTTAAAAGGTTGTAACGTTGGATATACCGGGTTTGGTTCTGGGACAGTTTGGATAGAATAAGTATTCACAGGAGTTAGAGTCTCTAGATGAGAAACGTCTGGTAAAGTTGGATCTTCATGTTGGGATTGACTATGAAGATGTTGCtgtttttgttgttgttgcaaTTGAACAGCAACCAAAGCTGCTGCCAGTCTTCTGTCTTCctgtttaaaaaatccaaAATCAGTTTCTATTGTGTGAATAcgaaaaaacaataaattatcctTATACCTCTGTTAAATCATGTTGTAATAAATCTTCTGTTTCATAATATTGGGTTGCCGTACCATAATCTGTGCCAACACCAGCATTGATCATATCAACAACCATTCCTTCAGAAATTAGTTCTCCATTAAGAGTTAGAAGAGGAACACTTTTGCTCAGAGGCTCTCCATCGGCCCTTTGGATGGTAATGTATTGTGCACCTTCCATTCCTTCCAGCAGCACTGCTTGTGCTTCTTCTGTTGTTACTTCCATATTCATTTGACTCAGCCGCTGATGGgagaaaatttcttctaaGATTATTTCCTTGCCATCTGTAAAAACTAGCTGTTTGTGgctagaaaaaaaagatacatgtgaattatttttattctaacagtttctattaaatatacttggatttcaaataatattcttacTAACATATTTTGGTTTACCTCATTCCTTGGAAaatgtcattaaaaattttcttttttttaacaaaagtattaatttcaataacataTACAGCATAAATAAGTTTTATCAtgtttatttccatttatctataataatacatttacaaaagtataaaaaaaatataagaattctctgtcacaaaaaaatatattttttcataataagtatataaattagtatataaatttatatagatataaattagtattattatttttaagcaGATTGTAGCAGATTCATCGTTCTTATTTATAGAATGTGAATCAACGATTCAAATTTCGCGCGCTAGTGTATTACAGAAATGACAGCGGAATCAAGGTCACTGCACCCGGAGCTCTTAGAAAATTTCTCTCGGGACTTGATTTGCGTCCCAGCGGGAAAATCGGCCTCCTCTCACCTTCCTGTACCAACCTTCGCAAGCCCGCGTCGATTTTTCGTCTCCTTCGAGGAAAACTTGAACGACATAAACAAagcaaaatattgaaacactGTAGGACAAAATGTGACAACAGTGCTTGTGTCTTGACGCCATTAGAACGGATGCACCCTTCCTACACTACCTACGTGAATCTCTGCCAATACCAACTTAAGCGATGAAAAAATACTAGGCTGAATCATTATTACAATCCATCTTCATCCATTTATGATCTTCATTCTCATCTTCATCGCTATTGATTTtgcctttcttctcttctataCTGCAactataaaatgaatttcccAGATGGACTTTGTCTAATCTCATAACTAACATGAATTCGATTGAATTACTCCAAAACCTAAATTTCACCTGCCGGGTTACAAATTCTCCACTTCCGGAGACAGAATTCAACCTGATTCAACCTGGTTCAATGCTGTTAAGTAAgcaaaacaaaataatgtCGAAATAACGTTCACAACTTTTCCATCACAGTCGAAAGTAAAAGTGTGTCGCTATAAATGTAACCTCGTTTAAGGACATTCTTAATTGAACTACGAATTGTTGAAATGGTTGAAATGGTGAAGATCTCGTGGGTCTCTCGGAGGAACCTTCGTTCTCATGGCGGCCATCCAGGCCAAATTTACGATGCGCAaatcttttaacaatttcgTCGATCGAGAATTAGTGCACCTGACAGGCTCAAATCAATGTAAACgaacagaaatttgttttcacaCGGTTTCTACATCGCGTAACACACAACGAGGAAGCTCGGAGACGGTTTCCCTCTCTCGCACTGTTACCATCAGCTGACTCGTCGGTTCATCGTTGATTCATCGAGTCTGACAAGGTTGTTATGACTTTATTAACAACTACGCCATTTACCATGTTTACACAATTATAGGTCGAGACAATAATCGTGTACGCCGCGAAAATCCTTGATTTCCTCTGTATTTTCGATGGAAACGTCGGATATCGGGAAGCTTAAGTACGTTAATTTGTCCGCCGTGTCAAAGATCATTAGTTTGTCATAACCTGATCCACGTGATACGAACTGATAATAGAATagtgaaattgtaattattgttGTTTGTGGTTTTTGCAGAGGTTGCCAGGTAAACTGACTGGAAAAAATATGTGATATACccgtaaaatttctaaaaagtGATGGCTTCTATTTGTCGTCGCTGGAGACTATGGATTTTACCAGTTTTAACTTGTCTCTATGCACTTCTGATCATTATTTTGGTTCCAATTCTCTTGGCCAATTCAATTAAGAATGGCTTTGAAAATCAGGATCAAGGAGCACTGGTGGGTGGTGTCTTTGTGCTACTTGCCTTGCCTATTGCTTTCTACGAAATTGTCCAACAcatgatatattatacacaaCCTAGACTGCAGaaatacattataaggtatgtTGATGAATTCTACGATTGATGTTGTCTTGAGGTTGTTTGCtgatatttagaaattgtatattgatttattgctTAAATGTCTTCCTTTCAATGTGGTTGGACTTCTGAGTTGATTATTTATTGCTTGTAAAATTAGTTAGGAATTTATAGCttcttatgaaattttgttacatcATAACTTTCTATTAGTTAGATATCAGTGTAGATAATTATTATGCactatatattttagattaattggtaaattgtgggaaatataagtataaatatatgatacttttcctatttcctaaatatcaaataaaaaattaacattcaGGATTAGAAAAgggacaaattttttttttaaatattatatttgtatattttattaaattttttatattcattacaTGAATATCATAATTGGCAACAATTATTAatggtaataatttatttaaagaaaatgtcttttttccatctttcaaGTCAAAGAACTCGTAttgattgatatttaatatagtaaATGTCGAGAGTCATTGATATAGATAGAGGTTTTGAATAAATGAACccactttttataaaacttttaattttattataaaaatattattaaaatggtTACTGAATATTATCATGTTCatactattaaaataatatgaatattaaaaaatattacaaatatcaaatttcatttaattttgtttgatgtgtaaataaaattcttgtcACAAGAAAGATTATGGCTATATATACACTGTTATGATACAAAAACAGTTGAATCCAtttggaagaaaatgatatgATTGTAGGAAATCAAAGTTCACTTTCTTGTCAAGCTTGAGAAGTTTAGTTTAATCACAGGGAGATACTTCCATCATAATATTCTCTTGGTCAAGAAcctttgtaattttttaaactttttatgaCTTAATTAGAGCTAGTTTTtggaaattaacaaattttgtatgcTTTTGTTTgtatatctgtatattattacaaaatgatatgaaattttatatcctGTTTCAGGATATTATGGATGGTACCAATTTATGCAGTGAATGCTGTAGGTATAAATTCCtatcttttacataaaatacatatatcaacatatttctctattttaagTACAAATTCTTTTTGAATTCCTGTAGTGGCTTGGTCTGGTTTATCCAGAAGGCAGCATATACGTTGACAGTTTAAGGGAGTGTTATGAGgcatatgtaatatacaattttatgatgTATTTATTGGCCTACTTGGATGCTGATCGTC
This is a stretch of genomic DNA from Bombus pyrosoma isolate SC7728 linkage group LG16, ASM1482585v1, whole genome shotgun sequence. It encodes these proteins:
- the LOC122576486 gene encoding Bardet-Biedl syndrome 7 protein homolog isoform X4, whose amino-acid sequence is MTLPLSRTDYAAVGVTSKGTTKVFPATEHRQTQKFAVADHDGVLHVYGIKKGELQVSFKSLPGPRINKLVLGGTGHDKIYIAQGNTVKGYTKKGKLFLEFDTNLIDPISALYVLGPNLAACARDLYHRYHDCKDADSYLAGETLYDIVLLPTDGNFMFAILACGDCAIRVLHGTKTPAILRLPSVPTVLSLYRFLSFLNYFYITLFIFPKCLSSIFYREGDLESKERVLVGTIDGKVGLLILHGNKTLRITWLLNMTGSEVTSLDTYELQDGLDILIGRQDGTVEVYIFPEEDTLPFLRYRYNAKESISSVVGGIIGAAGYPEVLVTTYSGRIFGLTTKPPGLLEADQNDGLTKLKAEIEQLQEKLKEEKEAASFSIDPLAPLILSVNHRMILNRKDASYSLSIELDTPIDNILIQSDTPIELLDVESNSAVVSLSSCNPREGNFVLATYRCQVNTNHLEMRLRTIEGQPGTLQIYVTSQMHAWLSFALSDVPERPHLQEGEATLTYVSSFIGTLLKCKYKKGSAIFLGENISSIIILRDILTREATKRKIKLDVFCGILYIHHNMNYYFLFKISSLIPYFCIDVSDGSISRVLELIFPQLNAAHDLITKVKILNALEEWELKENPKENLCSEYQELVQKESEIKSQMAKDNEILERLHAVITDLYVDWERAKHSRRIGSKDVAEKLSAALKSRELAQVLQAFIDTSNTVAPPSSYKD
- the LOC122576486 gene encoding Bardet-Biedl syndrome 7 protein homolog isoform X3, producing MTLPLSRTDYAAVGVTSKGTTKVFPATEHRQTQKFAVADHDGVLHVYGIKKGELQVSFKSLPGPRINKLVLGGTGHDKIYIAQGNTVKGYTKKGKLFLEFDTNLIDPISALYVLGPNLAACARDLYHRYHDCKDADSYLAGETLYDIVLLPTDGNFMFAILACGDCAIRVLHGTKTPAILRLPSVPTVLSLYRFLSFLNYFYITLFIFPKCLSSIFYREGDLESKERVLVGTIDGKVGLLILHGNKTLRITWLLNMTGSEVTSLDTYELQDGLDILIGRQDGTVEVYIFPEEDTLPFLRYRYNAKESISSVVGGIIGAAGYPEVLVTTYSGRIFGLTTKPPGLLEADQNDGLTKLKAEIEQLQEKLKEEKEAASFSIDPLAPLILSVNHRMILNRKDASYSLSIELDTPIDNILIQSDTPIELLDVESNSAVVSLSSCNPREGNFVLATYRCQVNTNHLEMRLRTIEGQPGTLQIYVTSQVQPKCCRKISIPISALSLHVRQHEADNSETHVEGPFNELKLIGGFTVAEMHAWLSFALSDVPERPHLQEGEATLTYVSSFIGTLLKCKYKKGSAIFLGENISSIIILRDILTREATKRKIKLDVFCDVSDGSISRVLELIFPQLNAAHDLITKVKILNALEEWELKENPKENLCSEYQELVQKESEIKSQMAKDNEILERLHAVITDLYVDWERAKHSRRIGSKDVAEKLSAALKSRELAQVLQAFIDTSNTVAPPSSYKD
- the LOC122576486 gene encoding Bardet-Biedl syndrome 7 protein homolog isoform X2; this translates as MTLPLSRTDYAAVGVTSKGTTKVFPATEHRQTQKFAVADHDGVLHVYGIKKGELQVSFKSLPGPRINKLVLGGTGHDKIYIAQGNTVKGYTKKGKLFLEFDTNLIDPISALYVLGPNLAACARDLYHRYHDCKDADSYLAGETLYDIVLLPTDGNFMFAILACGDCAIRVLHGTKTPAILRLPSVPTVLSLYREGDLESKERVLVGTIDGKVGLLILHGNKTLRITWLLNMTGSEVTSLDTYELQDGLDILIGRQDGTVEVYIFPEEDTLPFLRYRYNAKESISSVVGGIIGAAGYPEVLVTTYSGRIFGLTTKPPGLLEADQNDGLTKLKAEIEQLQEKLKEEKEAASFSIDPLAPLILSVNHRMILNRKDASYSLSIELDTPIDNILIQSDTPIELLDVESNSAVVSLSSCNPREGNFVLATYRCQVNTNHLEMRLRTIEGQPGTLQIYVTSQVQPKCCRKISIPISALSLHVRQHEADNSETHVEGPFNELKLIGGFTVAEMHAWLSFALSDVPERPHLQEGEATLTYVSSFIGTLLKCKYKKGSAIFLGENISSIIILRDILTREATKRKIKLDVFCGILYIHHNMNYYFLFKISSLIPYFCIDVSDGSISRVLELIFPQLNAAHDLITKVKILNALEEWELKENPKENLCSEYQELVQKESEIKSQMAKDNEILERLHAVITDLYVDWERAKHSRRIGSKDVAEKLSAALKSRELAQVLQAFIDTSNTVAPPSSYKD
- the LOC122576488 gene encoding myoneurin-like isoform X2 yields the protein MNMEVTTEEAQAVLLEGMEGAQYITIQRADGEPLSKSVPLLTLNGELISEGMVVDMINAGVGTDYGTATQYYETEDLLQHDLTEEDRRLAAALVAVQLQQQQKQQHLHSQSQHEDPTLPDVSHLETLTPVNTYSIQTVPEPNPVYPTLQPFKRITQNVKQEFINVKSEYDVDVSAESSEDAAPSSGPKRSLPHKKRIPRKLKQQTKRNSARKDGSRINTDVINANSSSDIQSHIFKCELCSSRFSSQLKFFEHLKVHYEPVKQETRIAQATNTNITISVPESVQNLENTVIEEFSEPEDLMEGIRGVVEETGAHIDDETESPLSSVNNQSPLWTITDVTDHVHRDHVKPSAVNEQSIHDKDKTDIPQTTKKKKILKARKSNDELTCPQCDRSFHHKNSLVYHMRSHSGERPHQCEVCGKSFFAASALKVHKRLHSGDKPYKCEECGRHFRQWGDLKYHATSIHSEQKQYQCEYCGKDFARKYSLIVHRRIHTGEKNYRCEYCNKTFRASSYLQNHRRIHTGEKPHQCAVCGKPFRVRSDMKRHMHTHSRGRADRPMNRIMAAKNVAEDHDKGSQAKTIQDLVRDLKLEVEATGVVEIVPPDDNPESILPHAGGQTLEYTVTTAPDANPDRDPLEAVVRTDNMQYFFM
- the LOC122576486 gene encoding Bardet-Biedl syndrome 7 protein homolog isoform X5; this encodes MTLPLSRTDYAAVGVTSKGTTKVFPATEHRQTQKFAVADHDGVLHVYGIKKGELQVSFKSLPGPRINKLVLGGTGHDKIYIAQGNTVKGYTKKGKLFLEFDTNLIDPISALYVLGPNLAACARDLYHRYHDCKDADSYLAGETLYDIVLLPTDGNFMFAILACGDCAIRVLHGTKTPAILRLPSVPTVLSLYREGDLESKERVLVGTIDGKVGLLILHGNKTLRITWLLNMTGSEVTSLDTYELQDGLDILIGRQDGTVEVYIFPEEDTLPFLRYRYNAKESISSVVGGIIGAAGYPEVLVTTYSGRIFGLTTKPPGLLEADQNDGLTKLKAEIEQLQEKLKEEKEAASFSIDPLAPLILSVNHRMILNRKDASYSLSIELDTPIDNILIQSDTPIELLDVESNSAVVSLSSCNPREGNFVLATYRCQVNTNHLEMRLRTIEGQPGTLQIYVTSQVQPKCCRKISIPISALSLHVRQHEADNSETHVEGPFNELKLIGGFTVAEMHAWLSFALSDVPERPHLQEGEATLTYVSSFIGTLLKCKYKKGSAIFLGENISSIIILRDILTREATKRKIKLDVFCDVSDGSISRVLELIFPQLNAAHDLITKVKILNALEEWELKENPKENLCSEYQELVQKESEIKSQMAKDNEILERLHAVITDLYVDWERAKHSRRIGSKDVAEKLSAALKSRELAQVLQAFIDTSNTVAPPSSYKD
- the LOC122576486 gene encoding Bardet-Biedl syndrome 7 protein homolog isoform X1; translation: MTLPLSRTDYAAVGVTSKGTTKVFPATEHRQTQKFAVADHDGVLHVYGIKKGELQVSFKSLPGPRINKLVLGGTGHDKIYIAQGNTVKGYTKKGKLFLEFDTNLIDPISALYVLGPNLAACARDLYHRYHDCKDADSYLAGETLYDIVLLPTDGNFMFAILACGDCAIRVLHGTKTPAILRLPSVPTVLSLYRFLSFLNYFYITLFIFPKCLSSIFYREGDLESKERVLVGTIDGKVGLLILHGNKTLRITWLLNMTGSEVTSLDTYELQDGLDILIGRQDGTVEVYIFPEEDTLPFLRYRYNAKESISSVVGGIIGAAGYPEVLVTTYSGRIFGLTTKPPGLLEADQNDGLTKLKAEIEQLQEKLKEEKEAASFSIDPLAPLILSVNHRMILNRKDASYSLSIELDTPIDNILIQSDTPIELLDVESNSAVVSLSSCNPREGNFVLATYRCQVNTNHLEMRLRTIEGQPGTLQIYVTSQVQPKCCRKISIPISALSLHVRQHEADNSETHVEGPFNELKLIGGFTVAEMHAWLSFALSDVPERPHLQEGEATLTYVSSFIGTLLKCKYKKGSAIFLGENISSIIILRDILTREATKRKIKLDVFCGILYIHHNMNYYFLFKISSLIPYFCIDVSDGSISRVLELIFPQLNAAHDLITKVKILNALEEWELKENPKENLCSEYQELVQKESEIKSQMAKDNEILERLHAVITDLYVDWERAKHSRRIGSKDVAEKLSAALKSRELAQVLQAFIDTSNTVAPPSSYKD
- the LOC122576488 gene encoding zinc finger protein 37-like isoform X1; translated protein: MSFKFSSKETKNRRGLAKVGTGSHKQLVFTDGKEIILEEIFSHQRLSQMNMEVTTEEAQAVLLEGMEGAQYITIQRADGEPLSKSVPLLTLNGELISEGMVVDMINAGVGTDYGTATQYYETEDLLQHDLTEEDRRLAAALVAVQLQQQQKQQHLHSQSQHEDPTLPDVSHLETLTPVNTYSIQTVPEPNPVYPTLQPFKRITQNVKQEFINVKSEYDVDVSAESSEDAAPSSGPKRSLPHKKRIPRKLKQQTKRNSARKDGSRINTDVINANSSSDIQSHIFKCELCSSRFSSQLKFFEHLKVHYEPVKQETRIAQATNTNITISVPESVQNLENTVIEEFSEPEDLMEGIRGVVEETGAHIDDETESPLSSVNNQSPLWTITDVTDHVHRDHVKPSAVNEQSIHDKDKTDIPQTTKKKKILKARKSNDELTCPQCDRSFHHKNSLVYHMRSHSGERPHQCEVCGKSFFAASALKVHKRLHSGDKPYKCEECGRHFRQWGDLKYHATSIHSEQKQYQCEYCGKDFARKYSLIVHRRIHTGEKNYRCEYCNKTFRASSYLQNHRRIHTGEKPHQCAVCGKPFRVRSDMKRHMHTHSRGRADRPMNRIMAAKNVAEDHDKGSQAKTIQDLVRDLKLEVEATGVVEIVPPDDNPESILPHAGGQTLEYTVTTAPDANPDRDPLEAVVRTDNMQYFFM